Part of the Corynebacterium efficiens YS-314 genome is shown below.
CACGGGGAGAATGCCATGTATGAAGTCAGTGATGAACGTTTCGAGGAGATGGTCGACGACGCCTTCGACCAGGTTCCGCAGAAATTCCTCGACAACATGCGCAACGTGGTGGTGCTCATCGACGACTACAACCCCGACTCCCGCCACATCCTCGGCCTCTACAGCGGCACCGCCCTCCCCAACCGCGTCTTCGGCCACGGTGGCCTGCCGGACTCCATCACCATCTATAAAAGCGCCCTGCAGGATCACTGCCATTCCGAGGAGCAGCTGGCCGAACAGGTCCGCGTGACCGTCCTCCACGAGGTGGGCCACTATTTCGGCCTGGATGAGGACGATCTGCACCGCCTGGGATATGCGTGACGGTGGCCTTCATCAGGTGAGCTGACCGGGTTTCGGGAATGGAGAAACCGGCAGGTTGGAAACAGTATGGATACTGTTTCCGGCCTGCCGGTTTTCTGCTGAACCGGGGTGCGGGCGGTGCTGGGGGGGTTAGCCCTTCTTCACCGTGATCTGCCAGGAGGCCTCACCGGTTTCCTTGAAATCGGTGACCTCGTGGCCGTCGGTGGCGCACCACTGCGGGATGGCGTCGGTGGCCTGGGTGCAGTCGAAGTCGATGACCAGGTGGTCACCGGACTGCAGGGTCTTCATGACGTCCTTGGCCTCGATGAGCGGGAACGGGCAGACCGCGCCGAGGGAATCCAGGGCGTAGTAACCACTGCCCAGATCGCGTAGCTTCTCGCTGACGGCCGGCTTGAGGCTAACCAGGCTTGTGGCGACCTTCACCCCACCCAATGGTGCCGGGGTGGCGGCGGTGCCAGTGCCCTGGGTGTCCTGGGTGTCCTGGGTGTTCAGGGGCAGGACGCGGTCCTCGGCGGAGGTCGGGGTGGCGTGTGCGAGGCTCTCCTCGGTGGAGTAGGTCTCGGTGGTGGCGGCCTCGCGCTTGGCGACGCTGGCCGGCTTCAGGAAGATCTTGGCGGCCACCCCGACACCGATGGCGATGAACAGCAGGGCGATCCAGCCCTGGAAGCTGAAGAGGCTGGTCTGGACCATGCCGTTGCCCACGGTGCAACCGCCGGCGAGGGAGGCGCCGACACCCATCATGGTGCCGCCGACGACAGCGCGTACGGAGGTGGTGGCATCGGCGACGCGGACACGGAACTCACCGGTGGCCTTGGCTGCAATGAAGGAACCGACCAGGATGCCCAGCACCAGCATGACACCCCAGTTGAGGTAGCTCTCATCACCGGTGGTTGCGTACTGCAGGGTGTGGGAGGTCGGGGTGGTGATGCCCAGGCCGGAGTTGCGGCCGGCGGCGGCGGACAGTGGCCAGGCGATGACACCGATCAGACCGATGAGCGCGCCGGCGGTGTAGACGTGCAGAGGGCGCTTCCAGGCGGGCTGGTTGCCCAGGCGGGCGATCTTGGGGCGCTGGGCCTCCAGGATCATGAAACGACGCACCAGGTAGGCGGTCAGGGCTGCAAACGGGATGACAAACCACCAGACGGAGACGCCGAACATGGCGGGCAGGGTGGTGAGCTCGGTCTCCCAGGAGAACATGACGTCGGTGAACCCGGTGAGGGCACCGTCCTTCATGGCTGCAGTGGAGATGGCATAGGTGGCCAGGGCGATCCAGGAACCGACCAGCCCCTCACCGGAGCGGTACCACGTGCCCGAGGCGCAACCACCGGAGAGGATGATGCCGAAGCCGAAGATGAAACCACCGACAATCACGGCCATCGGCGCGAAGTTGTTGTAGGTCGGGGTGATCACACCCGTGGAGGTCAGCGCCGCCAGGCCCACGGCATGGACGGCGATGACGATGAGGAGCCCAACGAAGGTGCGCCAGGAGCGCTGAAGGAAGATGTCACGCAGCATTCCGGTGACACAGAACCTTCCCCGTTGCATGACGATACCCAGTGCGATACCGACGGCGAGTCCGGTGAGGATCATACTGAACCAGCTTTCTATGGTTCGGGGGTTTGTTTGAGTCCCACCGAATATAGACCCGTCAGTACATTTCTGTCTAGTCCTGATAGACAGAGAGGTCTATCATTGCCCAACAGGGTAGGTCCACCGGATGGAATACGGCACCCCGCCACCACCCAGTACCAGCCCCACCCCTGACGCAACCTGCGCACATGGCTTGTCCAACTTCCCCCACTGCGACGAACACCACCCTCGCCTCCCCCGGCAATATGCCCCACAGTCCGGGGCCGAGCTGGTCCTCCCCCGCACCAGCAGCCCCCTCACCCCACATCCGCACCGGACCACCTGCTCACACCCGGTGAATCCGATCCTCACCGGATATACGGAGGTCCTGCACCGTGGCAAATGCCAGACCCACACCTCCAACCCCACCGGCACCGGCCCCCGAGATTTGACGCGAGGGGAACTTTTCTCAAGGGGGGACTATCGCTGGGAGGGATTTCATGGCACACTGGACGA
Proteins encoded:
- a CDS encoding metallopeptidase family protein; protein product: MYEVSDERFEEMVDDAFDQVPQKFLDNMRNVVVLIDDYNPDSRHILGLYSGTALPNRVFGHGGLPDSITIYKSALQDHCHSEEQLAEQVRVTVLHEVGHYFGLDEDDLHRLGYA
- a CDS encoding YeeE/YedE thiosulfate transporter family protein, translated to MILTGLAVGIALGIVMQRGRFCVTGMLRDIFLQRSWRTFVGLLIVIAVHAVGLAALTSTGVITPTYNNFAPMAVIVGGFIFGFGIILSGGCASGTWYRSGEGLVGSWIALATYAISTAAMKDGALTGFTDVMFSWETELTTLPAMFGVSVWWFVIPFAALTAYLVRRFMILEAQRPKIARLGNQPAWKRPLHVYTAGALIGLIGVIAWPLSAAAGRNSGLGITTPTSHTLQYATTGDESYLNWGVMLVLGILVGSFIAAKATGEFRVRVADATTSVRAVVGGTMMGVGASLAGGCTVGNGMVQTSLFSFQGWIALLFIAIGVGVAAKIFLKPASVAKREAATTETYSTEESLAHATPTSAEDRVLPLNTQDTQDTQGTGTAATPAPLGGVKVATSLVSLKPAVSEKLRDLGSGYYALDSLGAVCPFPLIEAKDVMKTLQSGDHLVIDFDCTQATDAIPQWCATDGHEVTDFKETGEASWQITVKKG